In Arthrobacter sp. PAMC25284, a single genomic region encodes these proteins:
- a CDS encoding NAD(P)-dependent oxidoreductase — protein MRLLVTGGAGFIGSHIVDAALARGWSVRVLDSLDPGLHPGPPALDPRVELMTGDVADAGAVSAALSGVDTVCHQSAKVGLGVSFADAPDYIRNNDYATAVLLAGMERSGISRLVLASSMVVYGEGAYLDPETGLPVRPGPRAEADLRAGIFDPRNPDTGTVLIPAMTTEDAPLDPRNVYAASKLSQEHLTSSWVRSTGGTAIALRYHNVYGPRMPRDTPYAGVASLFRSALARGYAPQVFEDGAQRRSFIHVRDVAAANIAAAEALAGTRQAGFRAYNVGANEVHTIGEVAAALSAHSGGPIPAVTGEYRLGDVRHVTASSELIKSELGWAPLVGFDDGMREFATAPLRGGHA, from the coding sequence ATGAGGCTCCTTGTCACCGGCGGTGCCGGCTTCATTGGGTCCCACATTGTCGACGCCGCGCTGGCCCGGGGCTGGTCCGTGCGGGTACTGGATTCCTTGGACCCGGGCCTGCACCCGGGTCCCCCGGCCCTTGACCCGCGCGTTGAGCTGATGACCGGCGATGTGGCGGATGCCGGTGCGGTGAGCGCCGCCCTGTCCGGGGTCGACACCGTGTGCCACCAGAGCGCGAAGGTCGGACTCGGGGTCAGCTTCGCCGACGCGCCCGACTACATCCGCAACAACGACTACGCCACCGCCGTCCTGCTGGCCGGAATGGAACGCAGCGGCATTTCCCGGCTCGTCTTGGCCTCCTCGATGGTTGTCTACGGCGAGGGCGCCTACCTGGATCCGGAAACCGGGCTTCCGGTCCGGCCCGGGCCCCGTGCCGAAGCCGACCTGCGGGCCGGGATTTTTGATCCCCGTAACCCGGACACGGGTACCGTCCTGATCCCTGCGATGACCACCGAGGATGCCCCTCTGGATCCGCGGAACGTCTATGCGGCCTCGAAGCTGAGCCAGGAGCATCTCACCTCGTCCTGGGTGCGGAGCACTGGAGGCACGGCCATCGCGCTGCGGTACCACAACGTGTACGGTCCCCGGATGCCGCGGGACACCCCGTACGCCGGAGTGGCATCACTGTTCCGGTCGGCGCTGGCCCGCGGGTACGCCCCGCAGGTTTTCGAGGACGGTGCCCAACGGCGGAGCTTCATCCACGTCCGCGACGTGGCTGCGGCAAATATTGCCGCAGCGGAAGCACTCGCCGGCACGCGCCAGGCGGGATTCCGCGCCTACAACGTCGGCGCCAACGAGGTTCATACCATCGGCGAGGTCGCCGCCGCGTTGAGCGCCCACAGCGGAGGCCCGATTCCCGCGGTAACCGGCGAGTATCGACTCGGCGACGTCCGGCATGTCACGGCCTCCTCGGAACTGATCAAGTCCGAACTCGGCTGGGCGCCCTTGGTGGGCTTTGACGACGGCATGAGGGAATTCGCCACTGCTCCGCTGCGCGGCGGACACGCCTAA
- a CDS encoding CPBP family intramembrane glutamic endopeptidase, with protein MVAGATLHTPLWDEAVFRGVIHGGLRHRFGPLIAGLLSAVLFAVVHGQHARNQRGGVGSHGLRGFRTIARSRLLAAVGPGS; from the coding sequence ATGGTCGCCGGCGCTACGCTCCACACCCCGTTGTGGGACGAGGCAGTCTTCCGTGGCGTAATCCACGGTGGATTGCGGCATCGCTTCGGCCCGTTGATCGCGGGCCTCCTGAGTGCTGTGCTTTTCGCCGTCGTCCACGGTCAACACGCTCGCAACCAGCGCGGTGGTGTTGGCAGTCATGGGTTGAGGGGCTTCCGCACGATTGCCCGATCACGGCTTTTAGCCGCTGTCGGTCCGGGTTCCTAG
- a CDS encoding DUF4193 domain-containing protein: MATDYDEVRSDVKESQDRSLEALQSANAPDARSVVRELDEADAMDESMTPGGEFVAEELTVQVIPQAQDEFTCYSCFLVRHRSQLAREKNGHAYCSECEG, from the coding sequence GTGGCAACCGATTACGACGAAGTACGATCCGACGTCAAAGAATCCCAGGACCGCTCGCTCGAGGCGCTGCAGTCTGCGAACGCCCCCGATGCGCGCAGCGTCGTCCGAGAGCTCGACGAGGCCGATGCGATGGATGAGTCCATGACGCCCGGCGGAGAGTTTGTCGCCGAGGAACTCACTGTTCAGGTCATTCCCCAGGCGCAGGACGAGTTCACCTGTTATTCCTGTTTCCTCGTCCGGCACCGGTCCCAACTCGCCCGGGAAAAGAACGGACACGCCTACTGCTCCGAGTGTGAAGGCTAA
- a CDS encoding MFS transporter, whose translation MTEQKPALPKTAAASDGAGFSEDAAATSGPVGDGGSAPLADPDAVDTSLRTSAQRSRTFAGILVNTALANITTSYLWFALTFWVYLETRNVIATGVIGGAYMLLIALSSISFGTFVDRYRKLAVMRFAAGFTLVMFVLSGVMFLMTPAGNLLDLRQPMFWIFAVIILVGAVVENMRNIALSTTVTILIDPDRRANANGLVGMVQGLMFVITSVLSGLSVGLLGMGWTIVVALVLTALAFAHLLTLRMPEEVRAAGTDAHGGFDLRGSLAAVLAIAGLFALILFSTFNNFIGGVYMALMDPYGLEMFPVELWGTFFALGATGFIVGGAVIGKFGLGSNPLRTMLIAVILMGILGAVFTLREWAWLYIAGIWLYLVLVPFVEAAEQTVIQQVVPLPRQGRVFGFAMAFEAAAAPITAFLIAPIAEVWIIPYARSAEGAARIAPLLGEGTSRGIALVFLVAGIILIAAALLAFLTPVYRRVSASYARAAAEAPKDAGTATTSFG comes from the coding sequence ATGACCGAGCAGAAGCCGGCCCTTCCCAAGACCGCTGCGGCGTCTGACGGCGCTGGCTTCTCTGAGGACGCGGCCGCCACCTCCGGTCCGGTCGGGGACGGCGGCTCCGCGCCTTTGGCCGATCCCGACGCCGTCGACACGTCCTTGCGGACTTCGGCGCAGCGGTCCCGCACCTTCGCCGGGATTCTGGTGAACACCGCCCTCGCGAACATCACCACCAGCTATCTGTGGTTCGCCCTGACATTCTGGGTGTACCTGGAGACGCGCAACGTGATCGCCACCGGGGTGATCGGCGGCGCGTACATGCTGTTGATCGCCCTATCCAGTATCAGCTTCGGCACCTTCGTGGACCGCTACCGCAAGCTGGCCGTGATGCGCTTCGCCGCCGGCTTCACCCTGGTGATGTTCGTGCTGTCCGGGGTCATGTTCCTAATGACACCGGCCGGCAATCTGCTGGATCTGAGACAGCCCATGTTCTGGATCTTCGCCGTGATAATCCTGGTCGGTGCGGTGGTGGAGAACATGCGCAACATCGCGCTGTCCACCACAGTCACCATCCTGATCGACCCGGATCGACGGGCCAACGCCAACGGGCTGGTGGGCATGGTGCAGGGACTGATGTTCGTCATCACTTCAGTTCTCTCCGGGTTGTCGGTGGGTCTGCTGGGCATGGGCTGGACGATCGTCGTCGCCCTGGTGCTCACGGCGCTCGCCTTCGCGCACTTGCTCACGCTGCGCATGCCTGAGGAAGTGCGCGCGGCCGGCACTGATGCGCACGGCGGATTCGACCTGCGCGGCTCCCTCGCCGCGGTTTTGGCCATCGCCGGCCTCTTCGCGCTGATCCTGTTCTCCACGTTCAACAACTTCATTGGTGGCGTCTACATGGCGTTGATGGATCCCTACGGCCTGGAAATGTTCCCCGTCGAACTCTGGGGAACATTCTTCGCGCTCGGCGCCACGGGCTTCATCGTGGGAGGCGCGGTGATCGGCAAGTTCGGGCTCGGGTCCAACCCGCTGCGCACCATGCTCATCGCGGTGATCCTGATGGGAATCCTCGGTGCGGTATTCACGCTTCGGGAATGGGCCTGGCTGTACATCGCCGGCATCTGGCTGTACCTGGTTCTGGTGCCCTTCGTGGAGGCCGCCGAGCAGACGGTCATCCAGCAGGTTGTGCCCCTGCCCCGGCAGGGCCGGGTGTTCGGATTCGCCATGGCGTTCGAGGCCGCGGCGGCGCCGATCACTGCGTTTCTTATTGCGCCCATCGCCGAGGTCTGGATAATCCCGTACGCACGGTCCGCTGAGGGGGCCGCCCGGATTGCCCCGTTGTTGGGCGAAGGAACCTCCCGCGGTATCGCCCTGGTGTTCCTCGTTGCCGGGATCATCTTGATTGCGGCCGCGCTGCTGGCCTTCCTGACCCCGGTCTACCGCCGGGTCTCGGCGTCGTATGCGCGGGCGGCTGCCGAAGCGCCGAAGGACGCCGGCACCGCTACGACGTCCTTCGGATGA
- a CDS encoding glycosyltransferase family 87 protein, protein MTASTPEPNRYAESRRRAYPGVALLFVLLAGLLWWMVLPGNPYPAAPVVGTFLSWLVLLAAVPLLRRVPRRRLGAVIIAGTVALGLIALSAPPRTSNDSARYAWDGIVQKAGISPYSHVPIDETLKELRPEWLFLPGSTTAGGTPVCSPGLFGTDSVAAYNFPSNEPLCTAINRPHVPTIYPPTAELYFFAVRAGVPDSVGYLPFQLAGLLLGAAVTVMLLRLLARRGQPLQLAAVWGWSPFLQLEGVNNAHVDLLGGALILAAGMLIVGGRPLRSGVSFGAAVATKLIPVIAAPALLFHRPVRFIAAASGTFVLLYVPYLAVAGAGVLGFLPGYLKEEGYSEREGIRFGLAQLVSNGQWPPVLSAAALAVVALAVLLRTGNDNVWDQQTVMIGLTLLIVSPNYPWYALMLLPFIVLSRRWEYVGIILALDIIYMVPKEEPQAAMINQGVLLVAAAAVAAGAWLRRRREIRQTACSALAGDTLKNAPDSY, encoded by the coding sequence ATGACTGCCAGCACCCCGGAACCGAACCGCTACGCCGAATCCCGCCGGCGGGCCTATCCGGGCGTGGCCCTGCTCTTCGTCCTTCTCGCCGGGCTGCTGTGGTGGATGGTCCTCCCTGGTAATCCGTATCCCGCAGCCCCGGTCGTCGGCACGTTCCTGTCCTGGTTGGTCCTGTTGGCGGCCGTCCCGCTCCTGCGGCGTGTACCGCGCCGCCGGCTGGGCGCCGTCATCATCGCCGGGACCGTGGCACTGGGCCTGATCGCCCTGAGCGCACCGCCGCGGACCAGCAACGACTCGGCCCGGTATGCCTGGGACGGCATCGTCCAAAAGGCCGGAATCTCACCGTATTCGCATGTCCCGATCGATGAGACACTCAAGGAACTCCGGCCGGAATGGCTCTTCCTGCCCGGCTCCACCACAGCCGGTGGGACGCCGGTCTGCTCCCCGGGCCTGTTCGGGACCGACTCGGTGGCCGCCTACAACTTCCCTTCCAATGAGCCGCTCTGCACGGCAATCAACCGCCCCCATGTGCCCACCATTTACCCGCCGACGGCAGAACTGTACTTCTTCGCTGTCCGGGCCGGAGTCCCGGACAGCGTGGGCTACCTGCCGTTCCAGCTCGCAGGGCTGCTGCTTGGTGCGGCCGTCACGGTGATGCTGCTGCGCCTGCTGGCGCGGCGCGGCCAACCGCTGCAACTGGCGGCGGTATGGGGGTGGAGCCCGTTCCTGCAGCTGGAAGGGGTGAACAACGCGCACGTTGATCTGCTCGGCGGCGCCTTGATCCTGGCTGCCGGGATGCTGATCGTGGGCGGACGGCCGCTGCGTTCCGGCGTCTCGTTCGGCGCTGCGGTCGCCACCAAACTCATCCCGGTCATTGCCGCCCCGGCACTGCTGTTCCACCGCCCGGTCCGGTTCATCGCGGCTGCGTCCGGAACCTTCGTGCTGCTTTATGTCCCTTACCTTGCAGTCGCCGGGGCCGGGGTCCTCGGATTCCTGCCCGGCTACCTCAAGGAGGAAGGCTACAGCGAACGGGAGGGCATCCGCTTCGGACTCGCGCAGCTGGTCTCCAACGGACAGTGGCCGCCGGTGCTGTCCGCGGCGGCGCTGGCCGTCGTCGCGCTTGCCGTGCTGCTCCGCACCGGGAACGACAATGTCTGGGACCAACAAACCGTGATGATCGGGCTGACGCTGCTGATTGTCAGCCCCAACTACCCCTGGTACGCGCTGATGCTGCTGCCCTTCATCGTCCTCAGCCGGCGGTGGGAATACGTTGGCATCATTCTGGCCCTGGACATCATCTATATGGTCCCCAAGGAGGAACCCCAGGCCGCCATGATCAACCAGGGCGTCCTGCTGGTGGCCGCGGCCGCCGTCGCCGCCGGAGCCTGGCTGCGCCGCCGCAGAGAAATCCGCCAGACCGCCTGCTCTGCTCTCGCCGGCGACACCCTGAAGAACGCACCCGATTCGTACTGA
- a CDS encoding membrane dipeptidase, which translates to MSNFQGPATVVDGPQIETVQSHSALDPGNRQDAAGLHATATIVDGLQINNWDRGVLEELRAGGISGVNATCAVWEGPADTLKAIGDWYQLAVQNPDLMVLARNSQDIRQAKLDERVAVLLGFQNTSSFGDDFRLVEVFHRLGVKVAQLTYNIQNLVGGACYEPEDSGLTRFGRTIVSEMNRVGMLIDLSHVGNRTSLDAVEASIAPVAITHSNPTWFVENPRNKPDEVIRAVTDKGGMLGCCLYPLVIGGKKTTLDQFCQMIARLVDELGPERIGLGSDCTRNWDENYVGWLRNGRWQPPGDNKPSWPEWPEWFVGPEDFPRLTDGLVKVGLDEKTIRGVLGENWLRLFDDVFPGRKI; encoded by the coding sequence ATGTCTAACTTCCAGGGTCCGGCCACTGTCGTCGACGGGCCACAAATCGAGACGGTCCAGAGCCATTCGGCGTTGGACCCGGGGAACCGGCAGGACGCCGCTGGCCTTCATGCCACGGCCACCATCGTCGACGGTCTGCAAATCAACAATTGGGACCGAGGCGTCCTGGAGGAACTACGCGCCGGCGGTATCAGCGGAGTCAACGCCACCTGCGCGGTCTGGGAGGGCCCGGCCGATACCCTCAAGGCCATCGGGGACTGGTATCAGCTCGCTGTACAGAATCCCGACCTGATGGTGCTGGCCCGGAATAGCCAGGATATTCGCCAGGCCAAACTGGATGAGCGCGTCGCGGTGCTGCTGGGATTCCAGAACACGAGCTCCTTCGGGGATGACTTCCGCTTGGTGGAGGTCTTCCACAGGCTGGGAGTGAAGGTCGCCCAACTGACCTACAACATCCAAAACCTGGTCGGCGGAGCCTGCTATGAGCCCGAGGATTCCGGGCTGACCCGGTTCGGTCGGACCATCGTGTCGGAAATGAACCGCGTGGGCATGCTCATCGACCTCTCACATGTGGGCAACCGGACCTCCCTGGACGCGGTGGAGGCTTCGATTGCCCCGGTGGCCATCACCCACTCAAACCCCACCTGGTTTGTGGAGAATCCGCGCAACAAGCCCGACGAAGTCATCCGTGCGGTTACCGATAAGGGCGGCATGCTGGGTTGCTGCCTTTACCCGCTTGTCATTGGCGGGAAGAAAACGACCCTGGACCAGTTCTGCCAGATGATCGCCCGCCTCGTTGATGAGCTGGGACCCGAGCGGATTGGTTTGGGCAGTGACTGCACGCGCAACTGGGACGAGAACTATGTTGGCTGGTTGCGCAATGGCCGCTGGCAGCCCCCGGGGGACAACAAGCCCTCTTGGCCCGAATGGCCCGAGTGGTTTGTCGGACCCGAGGATTTCCCCCGCTTGACCGATGGGCTGGTCAAGGTGGGACTCGACGAAAAAACCATCCGCGGCGTGCTTGGTGAGAACTGGCTGCGCCTCTTCGACGATGTTTTCCCCGGAAGGAAGATCTGA
- a CDS encoding aldehyde dehydrogenase, which produces MNTTTTQTLELKQLINGQWDSATGAEAHSVNPADPEELVARYATATPQTLEAAIAAGRAALAGWDRVGILGRGRVLRRAAQLLEERGEDIAVLMTREQGKTLADSRGEVGATVETLYYQAGSARRADGVTYPSGNADELVRTIRRPVGVVGVITPWNFPLQIPAWKIAPALLWGNTVVWKPASDTPAVALAFAEILVEAGVPAGVLNLVLGPGSLGSRLVEHEGIAAVTFTGSVPVGHQIRERVVLRGAKLQMELGGHNAAIVMPDADVASAAAAIVAAAMSSTGQKCTATRRIIAVGDVHDRLVEALVPLVKALVSGPGTEATSDMGPVVSDRARRDIEDALSQAQAEGATVLAQGSKSDAPGHYVLPTLLAGTDALTITHEEVFGPIVTLMRVEDLDEAITLANATEFGLTASVFTSDEHAIRRCLNEVVAGLIKVNAPSTGSEVHAPFGGLRDSSFPAPREQNSDVAADFFTETKTAYVRVAPQGRAS; this is translated from the coding sequence GTGAACACCACAACCACCCAAACGCTAGAACTCAAGCAGCTCATCAACGGCCAGTGGGACAGCGCAACCGGAGCCGAAGCCCACAGCGTCAACCCCGCCGACCCCGAAGAATTGGTTGCCCGCTACGCCACAGCCACCCCGCAAACGCTGGAAGCAGCCATCGCCGCCGGCCGTGCCGCGCTGGCCGGCTGGGACCGGGTGGGAATCCTGGGCCGCGGACGCGTGCTGCGGCGTGCTGCGCAGCTCCTGGAGGAGCGCGGCGAAGACATTGCTGTGCTGATGACTCGCGAACAGGGCAAGACCCTGGCCGACTCCCGCGGCGAAGTCGGTGCCACCGTGGAGACCCTGTACTACCAGGCCGGCTCGGCCCGCCGCGCCGACGGCGTCACCTACCCGTCGGGCAATGCCGATGAATTGGTCCGTACCATCCGCCGCCCGGTGGGCGTGGTCGGGGTCATCACCCCCTGGAATTTCCCGCTCCAGATTCCGGCCTGGAAGATCGCACCGGCGCTCCTGTGGGGCAACACAGTCGTCTGGAAGCCGGCCAGCGATACCCCCGCCGTCGCCCTGGCCTTCGCCGAGATCCTCGTTGAGGCCGGCGTTCCCGCCGGTGTCCTTAACCTGGTCCTGGGCCCGGGCTCCCTGGGTTCGCGCCTGGTCGAACACGAGGGCATCGCCGCGGTGACCTTCACGGGTTCCGTTCCGGTGGGCCACCAGATCCGCGAACGTGTGGTGCTCCGTGGTGCGAAGCTGCAGATGGAACTTGGCGGGCACAATGCCGCCATAGTTATGCCGGATGCTGATGTTGCCAGTGCGGCGGCCGCCATAGTCGCGGCAGCCATGAGCAGCACCGGCCAGAAGTGCACTGCCACCCGCCGAATTATCGCCGTCGGAGATGTCCACGACCGTCTGGTCGAGGCTCTGGTACCGCTGGTTAAAGCGCTGGTCTCAGGCCCGGGAACCGAGGCAACATCCGACATGGGCCCGGTGGTCTCAGACCGTGCCCGACGCGACATTGAAGACGCGCTGTCCCAGGCCCAGGCCGAAGGTGCAACGGTGTTGGCCCAAGGTTCAAAGTCGGACGCTCCGGGGCACTACGTCCTGCCCACGCTGCTCGCCGGAACCGACGCCTTGACCATTACCCACGAAGAAGTGTTCGGCCCGATCGTGACGCTGATGCGCGTTGAGGACCTCGACGAGGCCATCACCTTGGCCAATGCCACCGAGTTCGGCTTGACCGCATCGGTCTTCACCAGCGACGAGCACGCAATCCGCCGCTGCCTCAACGAGGTGGTTGCCGGTTTGATCAAGGTCAACGCACCGTCCACCGGTTCCGAGGTCCATGCGCCGTTTGGCGGTCTTCGCGATTCCTCCTTCCCGGCCCCGCGCGAACAAAACAGCGATGTTGCTGCGGACTTCTTCACAGAAACCAAGACCGCCTACGTACGCGTCGCACCGCAGGGACGTGCCTCGTGA
- a CDS encoding RidA family protein, producing the protein MSGIQRRWHEDGKPRPYTASATFGGVVWACGQVPTRADGSTPESLRDQVNVVFDNLEKVLADAGADLSSILKITVFLANLDEFDEYNSAYLARFGDLTLPPRTTVEVARFRGEKRIEMDAVAATK; encoded by the coding sequence ATGAGCGGGATCCAGCGTCGTTGGCACGAAGACGGAAAACCGCGCCCCTACACGGCATCGGCGACGTTTGGAGGAGTCGTCTGGGCCTGTGGGCAGGTTCCGACCAGGGCAGACGGTTCCACCCCGGAATCGCTGCGCGATCAGGTAAACGTGGTGTTCGATAACCTGGAGAAGGTCCTGGCCGATGCCGGAGCCGACCTGTCGAGCATTCTGAAGATCACTGTGTTCCTTGCAAATCTGGACGAATTCGACGAGTACAACAGTGCCTACCTGGCACGTTTCGGTGATCTTACGCTCCCGCCCCGCACCACAGTTGAGGTTGCACGGTTCCGCGGAGAAAAGCGCATTGAGATGGATGCCGTCGCGGCAACGAAGTAA
- a CDS encoding molybdopterin-dependent oxidoreductase — translation MQQLTNALAARFASPTRSTRLTVVLGRWLGVSFVVCFLTGVFSHNLQEQPSWMLYPTSPAWIYQLTQGLHVTAGIAAIPLLLAKLWSVYPELLKWPPIKSVGHALERGSIALFLGSSFVQLLTGLVNTYKWYPWPFPFRETHYWLAWVIIGSLVLHIGLKLPSIMAHWRSRPVRTTADTAPGRWSRRAFLAGVGTGTGVLVLTTAGQSFAWLDPLNLFAPRKKGTGPQSVPVNRTAAEAQVVTAARAADWKLTLTHQGSSRSFSLAELAALPQHEYELPIACVEGWSQTARWRGVRVLDLLAAVGAPASSLLKFTSLEPEGAYRIMTMPPAYARDGQTLVALELNGEALDLDHGYPARVIAPGRPGVLQTKWLQTMEVL, via the coding sequence ATGCAACAGCTCACCAACGCCTTGGCTGCCAGATTCGCGTCGCCGACGCGAAGTACCCGCCTCACCGTTGTCCTGGGACGCTGGCTCGGGGTGAGCTTCGTGGTCTGCTTCCTTACCGGTGTTTTCAGCCACAACCTGCAGGAACAGCCCTCGTGGATGCTCTATCCGACGTCGCCGGCCTGGATTTACCAGCTGACGCAGGGTCTGCACGTCACGGCCGGTATCGCCGCCATCCCGCTCCTGCTGGCCAAACTCTGGTCCGTCTACCCGGAACTGCTGAAGTGGCCGCCCATCAAGTCCGTCGGGCACGCCCTTGAACGGGGTTCCATCGCCTTATTCCTTGGATCCTCATTCGTGCAGCTGCTAACCGGTCTGGTCAATACCTATAAGTGGTATCCGTGGCCGTTTCCGTTCCGTGAAACGCATTACTGGTTGGCCTGGGTCATTATCGGCTCGCTCGTCCTGCATATTGGCTTGAAGCTCCCGTCGATTATGGCGCACTGGCGGTCCCGCCCGGTCCGGACGACTGCTGACACTGCGCCGGGACGGTGGTCACGCAGGGCCTTCCTGGCCGGCGTCGGCACCGGCACCGGCGTCCTCGTGCTGACCACTGCGGGGCAGTCCTTCGCCTGGCTGGATCCGCTGAACCTTTTCGCCCCCCGCAAGAAGGGGACCGGGCCGCAGTCTGTCCCCGTGAACCGGACCGCCGCCGAGGCCCAGGTGGTGACCGCAGCGCGGGCCGCGGACTGGAAACTCACCCTGACCCATCAGGGCAGCAGCCGTTCGTTCTCGCTGGCCGAACTGGCCGCCTTGCCACAACACGAGTATGAGCTTCCCATCGCATGTGTCGAGGGCTGGAGTCAAACCGCGCGCTGGCGCGGCGTGCGCGTCCTGGACCTGCTCGCCGCCGTGGGCGCGCCGGCGTCGTCCCTGCTGAAATTTACCAGCCTCGAACCCGAAGGAGCGTACCGGATCATGACTATGCCGCCCGCCTACGCGCGTGACGGACAAACCCTCGTGGCCCTGGAGCTCAACGGCGAGGCGCTGGACCTGGACCACGGGTACCCGGCCCGCGTGATCGCACCCGGCCGGCCCGGCGTGCTGCAAACCAAGTGGCTGCAGACGATGGAGGTCCTGTGA
- a CDS encoding ATP-binding protein: protein MGNPFRPTAGATPPDLIGRGGVLDEFAYGLRIGSGAPGLLSIFTGARGIGKTVMLGAAEDLAMTSGWAVVSETATGGFVGRIGESMRLLTSNLGDGPTGRRITAVAVAGFSVTTQLAPEAQVDWRTRGAELLRLLAERGTGLVITVDEIHAADRAELSRLAADVQHFIREGLPIGLIFAGLPAAVSDLLNEGVATFLRRADRIDLHAASISEVERSFAETFADAGITISAGHTREAAEATGGYPFLIQLVGYFLWQEAEQASNTLDASAVVRAVSAARRRNERVVIEAALSTTSGRDRDFLRAMVEDSGPSSTMNIGTRTRMRPNAVGNYRTRLIDAGLIESTGYGVVDFAIPGLREYLDSHPSKR from the coding sequence GTGGGGAACCCTTTTCGGCCGACCGCGGGAGCTACTCCACCTGACCTCATCGGTCGCGGGGGAGTCCTGGACGAGTTCGCCTACGGATTGCGTATCGGATCAGGTGCACCGGGACTACTGTCCATCTTCACCGGTGCCAGAGGCATCGGCAAGACCGTCATGCTCGGTGCCGCGGAGGACCTGGCCATGACCAGTGGCTGGGCTGTGGTGTCCGAAACAGCCACCGGGGGATTTGTCGGACGGATTGGCGAGTCGATGCGACTGCTCACAAGTAATCTGGGGGACGGGCCCACGGGCCGCAGGATCACGGCGGTGGCCGTGGCCGGATTCTCCGTCACCACCCAGCTGGCACCTGAAGCGCAGGTGGACTGGAGGACCAGGGGAGCAGAACTGCTGCGGTTGTTGGCGGAACGTGGAACCGGGCTGGTGATCACCGTGGACGAAATCCATGCAGCAGATCGGGCCGAGTTGTCCCGGCTCGCCGCAGACGTCCAGCACTTCATTCGTGAAGGCCTCCCGATTGGCCTTATTTTCGCTGGACTGCCGGCCGCGGTGTCCGACCTGCTCAACGAGGGCGTGGCAACGTTTCTCCGGCGGGCCGATCGCATTGATCTCCACGCGGCGTCCATCTCTGAAGTGGAGCGTTCATTCGCCGAAACGTTCGCTGACGCCGGCATCACTATCAGCGCAGGACACACCAGGGAGGCAGCCGAGGCCACGGGCGGGTATCCGTTCCTGATTCAACTGGTGGGCTACTTCCTGTGGCAGGAGGCAGAACAGGCTTCTAACACCCTCGACGCCAGCGCAGTGGTCCGGGCCGTGAGCGCCGCCCGACGCCGGAACGAACGTGTTGTTATCGAAGCGGCACTGTCGACGACGTCCGGCAGGGACAGGGATTTCCTGCGGGCGATGGTGGAAGACAGCGGCCCGTCGTCGACGATGAATATCGGAACCCGCACGCGGATGCGGCCGAACGCCGTCGGGAATTACCGCACGCGCCTGATCGACGCGGGACTCATCGAATCAACCGGCTATGGAGTCGTGGACTTCGCTATCCCGGGACTCCGCGAATACTTGGACTCCCACCCATCGAAGCGCTAG
- a CDS encoding S-methyl-5'-thioinosine phosphorylase yields the protein MEISTPGRAHARIGIIGGSGTYRLPGAAIKASHTVETPYGPTSAPVTLAELAGRDVAFLPRHGTGHSVPPQKINYRANLWALKSLGVEAVLSSSAVGGLRVGYGPETFVVTDQLIDRTWGRTDTFFDGTTAGVRHLPASEPFCPVLRTLLAAALADRHLPYVAKGTVVVVNGPRFSTKAESAWYVSGGADIISMTQYPEPVLAAELNMGFANLAFVTDSDTGHDGSEPVTAEAVFARIKHAQPNILAVLEATIAAIGDDYAPRPLMDPAAVTGIMALPVSGRRAAAE from the coding sequence ATGGAAATATCAACTCCCGGCAGGGCACACGCACGCATCGGCATCATCGGAGGGTCCGGGACGTACCGGCTTCCCGGCGCGGCCATCAAGGCGAGCCACACCGTTGAGACTCCCTACGGGCCGACGTCGGCCCCGGTGACGCTGGCGGAGCTCGCCGGCCGGGACGTTGCCTTCCTTCCACGCCACGGCACGGGACACTCGGTGCCGCCGCAAAAGATCAACTACCGGGCCAACCTGTGGGCGCTCAAGAGCCTCGGCGTCGAGGCGGTCCTGTCCTCCTCCGCCGTCGGCGGGCTGCGGGTCGGCTACGGGCCGGAGACATTCGTGGTCACGGACCAGCTGATCGACCGCACCTGGGGGCGGACCGACACGTTTTTTGACGGCACCACCGCCGGTGTCCGGCACCTGCCGGCGTCGGAACCGTTCTGTCCGGTCCTGCGCACGCTGCTGGCCGCGGCGCTCGCGGACCGGCACCTGCCGTACGTGGCGAAGGGAACCGTGGTGGTGGTCAATGGGCCGCGGTTTTCCACCAAGGCCGAATCGGCCTGGTATGTCAGCGGCGGCGCGGACATCATCAGCATGACGCAGTACCCGGAACCGGTCCTGGCGGCCGAACTCAACATGGGCTTCGCCAACCTGGCGTTCGTCACCGATTCAGACACCGGCCACGACGGCTCGGAGCCGGTCACCGCCGAAGCCGTGTTCGCCCGCATCAAGCACGCCCAGCCCAATATCCTCGCCGTGTTGGAAGCGACAATTGCCGCGATCGGCGATGACTACGCGCCACGGCCGCTAATGGACCCCGCGGCCGTGACCGGCATCATGGCACTGCCGGTCTCCGGCCGCCGGGCGGCGGCCGAATGA